The Betta splendens chromosome 4, fBetSpl5.4, whole genome shotgun sequence genome contains a region encoding:
- the cltrn gene encoding collectrin isoform X2, translating into MFEKILFLLFLSSALAQELCEPGTSDGYKVRFSIRTALGSDAYAWNEDEKFLFRATLAYAMRKQKSELQFEVSNVIVCGETQRVSFWFVVTSPLNATRLISKVDVESAVRKSRPRINSAFLLTDKTLEFVGISPTLAAPVEPATPPWLIVFGVVMGLVAAGIVALLASSLVQRKRKKEAHERHTQRHREENGSANEGVYNMSFSDNERVTQM; encoded by the exons ATGTTTGAAAAGATTTTATTCCTGCTGTTTTTGTCATCTGCTTTGGCACAAGAGTTGTGCGAGCCTG GTACTTCAGATGGATACAAAGTTCGATTCAGCATCAGAACGGCTCTGGGATCTGACGCT TATGCCTGGAATGAGGATGAAAAGTTCCTTTTCCGAGCGACTCTGGCTTATGCCATGAGGAAGCAAAAGAGCGAACTGCAGTTTGA AGTGTCAAACGTCATCGTGTGTGGGGAGACTCAGAGGGTGTCCTTCTGGTTCGTGGTGACGTCGCCTCTGAACGCGACGCGCCTCATTAGTAAGGTGGATGTGGAGTCGGCTGTGAG GAAGTCCAGGCCTCGCATCAACAGCGCTTTCCTGCTGACTGATAAGACCCTGGAGTTCGTGGGCATATCTCCAACCCTGGCGGCCCCGGTGGAGCCCGCCACCCCACCGTGGCTCATTGTGTTCGGCGTCGTCATGGGTCTCGTGGCCGCCGGCATCGTTGCGCTGCTCGCCTCCTCTCTGGTCCAAAGGAAACG GAAGAAGGAGGCTCATGAGAGACACACGCAGAGGCACCGAGAGGAAAACGGCAGCGCAAACGAGGGTGTTTACAACATGTCATTCTCAGATAACGAAAGAGTCACACAGATGTGA
- the cltrn gene encoding collectrin isoform X1 has protein sequence MFEKILFLLFLSSALAQELCEPGTSDGYKVRFSIRTALGSDAYAWNEDEKFLFRATLAYAMRKQKSELQFEVSNVIVCGETQRVSFWFVVTSPLNATRLISKVDVESAVRKSRPRINSAFLLTDKTLEFVGISPTLAAPVEPATPPWLIVFGVVMGLVAAGIVALLASSLVQRKRRKKEAHERHTQRHREENGSANEGVYNMSFSDNERVTQM, from the exons ATGTTTGAAAAGATTTTATTCCTGCTGTTTTTGTCATCTGCTTTGGCACAAGAGTTGTGCGAGCCTG GTACTTCAGATGGATACAAAGTTCGATTCAGCATCAGAACGGCTCTGGGATCTGACGCT TATGCCTGGAATGAGGATGAAAAGTTCCTTTTCCGAGCGACTCTGGCTTATGCCATGAGGAAGCAAAAGAGCGAACTGCAGTTTGA AGTGTCAAACGTCATCGTGTGTGGGGAGACTCAGAGGGTGTCCTTCTGGTTCGTGGTGACGTCGCCTCTGAACGCGACGCGCCTCATTAGTAAGGTGGATGTGGAGTCGGCTGTGAG GAAGTCCAGGCCTCGCATCAACAGCGCTTTCCTGCTGACTGATAAGACCCTGGAGTTCGTGGGCATATCTCCAACCCTGGCGGCCCCGGTGGAGCCCGCCACCCCACCGTGGCTCATTGTGTTCGGCGTCGTCATGGGTCTCGTGGCCGCCGGCATCGTTGCGCTGCTCGCCTCCTCTCTGGTCCAAAGGAAACG CAGGAAGAAGGAGGCTCATGAGAGACACACGCAGAGGCACCGAGAGGAAAACGGCAGCGCAAACGAGGGTGTTTACAACATGTCATTCTCAGATAACGAAAGAGTCACACAGATGTGA